The proteins below come from a single Miscanthus floridulus cultivar M001 chromosome 1, ASM1932011v1, whole genome shotgun sequence genomic window:
- the LOC136494529 gene encoding probable 6-phosphogluconolactonase 1, whose protein sequence is MESEINASYETKQNCEIRVFESSDEMATDLAEFISQASEISVKERGYFAIALSGGPLVRHMRKLCGAPYNKTLDWSKWYVFWAEERAVAKNHAQSNYKLTKEEFISKVPILHGHVYSINDNATAEEAATDYEFVIRQLVKVQKVGVSVINDCPKFDLILLNIGPDGHVASLFPNHPALELKNDWVTYITDSPEPPPERITFTLPVINSASNIAIVATGEDRANAVSFSISDCQEGPDAKTIPAGMVQPIDGKLVWFLDEAAASSLEAANGA, encoded by the exons ATGGAGAGCGAAATCAATGCCTCCTATGAAACCAAGCAGAACTGCGAAATAAGGGTATTCGAGAGTTCAGACGAGATGGCAACAGATCTGGCAGAGTTTATTTCACAAGCTTCAGAAATTTCAGTTAAGGAAAGAGGATACTTTGCTATTGCCCTTTCTGGAGGCCCCCTTGTCAGACATATGCG GAAGCTCTGTGGAGCACCATACAACAAGACCCTTGATTGGTCTAAATGGTACGTCTTCTGGGCCGAAGAACGTGCAGTGGCAAAGAACCATGCACAGAGTAACTACAAGTTAACAAAGGAAGAATTTATCTCCAAG GTGCCTATTCTTCATGGTCATGTCTACTCCATCAACGACAATGCAACGGCGGAAGAGGCAGCAACTGACTATGAATTTGTCATCCGGCAGCTGGTCAAGGTTCAGAAAGTTGGAGTCTCAGTGATCAACGACTGCCCcaaatttgaccttattcttcTGAACATTGGTCCTGATGGGCATGTAGCCTCATTGTTCCCCAACCATCCAGCGCTTGAGCTGAAAAACGACTGGGTCACCTACATCACTGACTCTCCAGAGCCTCCACCTGAGAGGATTACCTTCACCCTTCCTGTGATCAACTCAGCATCAAACATCGCCATAGTTGCCACCGGAGAAGACAGGGCAAACGCTGTGTCTTTTTCCATTTCTGACTGTCAAGAAGGCCCAGACGCTAAAACAATACCGGCTGGAATGGTTCAACCAATTGATGGGAAGTTGGTATGGTTTCTGGACGAGGCCGCTGCTTCATCTCTTGAGGCTGCAAATGGTGCTTAA